In one window of Tumebacillus algifaecis DNA:
- a CDS encoding DMT family transporter, producing the protein MIQGLVLALLAGALVGLQNIFNSKLNARTGLWATTTFVLGMGFVASLTIGLLVEGKQLFTLHNMQPWYWISGLIGVGVVNCLVQGIKRLGPTFAISIALTSQLAFALVWDSLGWLGLEKVAFTWNQLIGVLVIFGGIVVFKVGGGREKQSLAKLN; encoded by the coding sequence ATGATACAAGGACTTGTTTTGGCGCTGCTTGCAGGTGCGCTGGTCGGTTTGCAAAACATTTTTAACAGTAAGCTGAACGCGCGCACAGGATTGTGGGCCACAACTACATTCGTATTAGGAATGGGATTCGTGGCCTCTTTGACGATCGGTCTACTCGTTGAAGGGAAGCAGCTGTTTACCTTGCACAATATGCAACCTTGGTACTGGATCAGCGGTTTGATCGGGGTAGGAGTGGTCAACTGTCTGGTACAAGGGATCAAGCGGCTAGGTCCTACGTTCGCGATCTCGATCGCTCTGACTTCACAGCTCGCGTTTGCTTTAGTGTGGGACTCACTGGGCTGGCTTGGTCTGGAGAAGGTCGCGTTCACTTGGAATCAGTTGATTGGTGTGCTGGTCATCTTCGGCGGCATTGTCGTATTTAAAGTAGGCGGTGGACGCGAGAAGCAAAGCTTGGCTAAGCTGAACTAG
- a CDS encoding Crp/Fnr family transcriptional regulator has translation MKASKDREQLLHYLHVHQIESIFNEQVLPHLSLYQFEQGELICSQGEAAQYLYVLVKGKVKIYTTSAEGKTLILSFKTQLEVIGDIEYVRDIDIINTVEAVSPVWMIGVHHRWLKKYGQDDAQFLQFLLRIITQKFFIKSNSLSFNLLHPVEVRLASYLLSVSFDESDSHFKGQISTVSLKDAAHLIGTSYRHLNRVIRQFCLAGLIERNKGFILVQDREGLRALASQNIYE, from the coding sequence ATGAAGGCAAGCAAAGATCGTGAGCAACTGCTTCATTATTTGCATGTTCATCAAATCGAATCCATTTTTAACGAACAGGTACTACCGCATTTGTCGCTGTATCAGTTTGAGCAAGGTGAACTCATCTGTTCGCAAGGTGAAGCTGCCCAGTATTTGTACGTGCTTGTGAAGGGGAAGGTGAAAATCTACACGACCTCGGCGGAAGGCAAAACGCTGATTCTCTCGTTCAAAACACAGCTTGAGGTGATCGGGGATATCGAATACGTACGTGACATTGACATTATCAATACGGTTGAAGCGGTATCGCCTGTCTGGATGATCGGTGTTCATCATCGCTGGTTGAAAAAATACGGACAAGATGATGCCCAGTTTCTGCAATTTTTACTAAGGATCATCACACAAAAATTTTTCATAAAATCTAACTCATTGAGCTTCAATTTGTTGCATCCAGTGGAAGTGCGATTGGCCAGTTATTTGTTGTCTGTTTCGTTTGATGAATCTGATTCGCACTTCAAAGGGCAGATCAGTACTGTCAGTTTAAAGGATGCGGCGCACCTGATTGGGACCAGCTATCGACATCTGAATCGGGTCATCCGCCAGTTCTGTCTTGCGGGCCTGATTGAGCGGAACAAAGGGTTCATCCTGGTTCAGGACAGAGAGGGATTACGCGCGCTGGCCAGTCAGAATATCTACGAATAG
- a CDS encoding YjjG family noncanonical pyrimidine nucleotidase, translating to MKKYQFLFFDVDDTLLDFGAAEKTALRLLFEDQNIPLTSEIEAHYKRINQGLWQSFEEGKIDRDTVINTRFSMLFKEFDREVDGCLLENKYRNYLEEGNQPIEGAIELITGLQTQYDLYIVTNGVSKTQDKRLRNSGLHPLFKNIFVSEDTGYQKPMKEYFEYVFARIPNFTVESGLIIGDSLSADIKGGQIAGLDTCWFNPGQKPNDTGIEPTYQIQKLEELYRVFA from the coding sequence TTGAAAAAGTACCAATTTTTATTTTTTGACGTCGATGACACACTGCTAGATTTTGGTGCAGCAGAAAAAACAGCGTTGCGCTTGCTGTTTGAGGATCAAAACATCCCCTTAACAAGCGAAATCGAAGCACACTATAAGCGAATCAATCAGGGTCTTTGGCAATCATTTGAGGAAGGTAAAATCGATCGGGATACCGTGATAAATACAAGGTTTTCAATGTTATTTAAGGAGTTTGATCGAGAAGTAGATGGTTGTTTGCTCGAAAATAAGTATCGGAACTATTTAGAGGAAGGCAATCAGCCTATTGAGGGAGCCATTGAATTAATAACAGGTCTACAAACTCAGTATGACTTATATATTGTTACGAATGGGGTTTCTAAGACTCAGGATAAACGTTTGCGCAATTCCGGCTTGCATCCGCTGTTTAAGAATATCTTTGTTTCTGAAGACACGGGCTATCAAAAGCCGATGAAAGAGTATTTTGAGTATGTCTTCGCACGGATTCCCAATTTCACGGTGGAAAGCGGCTTGATCATTGGAGACTCATTGAGCGCAGATATTAAAGGTGGGCAGATCGCGGGGCTAGACACCTGTTGGTTCAACCCTGGGCAGAAGCCGAATGACACTGGAATAGAACCAACCTATCAGATTCAAAAGCTGGAAGAGCTGTACCGAGTTTTCGCTTGA
- the sbnA gene encoding 2,3-diaminopropionate biosynthesis protein SbnA translates to MLEKLKSVAHMIGHTPLMKLADERLDLYCKLEYHNLMGSVKVRPAYYILKEAIERGDVNQHTTIIESSSGNFAIALATLCRKIGIKFIPVIDPNINPSYENLLKTISSDVVKVTERDESGGFLLTRIETVNRLLTEIEDSFWTNQYGNPNNYRAHYHGLGTELADSFEQLDYAFIGVSSGGTITGISRRLKEKFPNVKIIAVDSDGSVIFGGEAKKRYIPGIGSSMRPSILDNALIDEVIYVPEVETIDGCHELYSKHGIFAGGSSGTSYRAVQQYFAGKMLGNRPTVAFLCPDGGMAYTDTVYNQEWVAWLRAQTKEMQLQNS, encoded by the coding sequence ATGTTGGAAAAATTGAAGTCGGTCGCTCATATGATCGGTCATACTCCGCTGATGAAACTGGCGGATGAGCGCCTTGACCTGTATTGCAAGTTGGAATACCACAACTTGATGGGAAGCGTAAAGGTGCGTCCCGCCTACTATATTTTAAAAGAGGCGATCGAGCGCGGCGATGTCAATCAACACACGACAATCATCGAATCCTCCTCCGGCAACTTTGCCATTGCGCTCGCGACCTTGTGCAGGAAGATCGGCATCAAGTTTATTCCTGTCATCGATCCGAACATCAATCCATCGTATGAAAACCTATTGAAAACAATCTCATCAGACGTAGTCAAAGTGACAGAACGCGACGAGTCGGGTGGTTTCTTGTTAACGCGCATCGAGACTGTAAATCGGTTGTTGACAGAAATCGAGGATTCGTTCTGGACCAATCAGTATGGGAATCCGAACAATTACCGTGCGCACTATCATGGTCTGGGCACAGAATTGGCGGACAGTTTTGAGCAACTGGATTATGCGTTTATCGGCGTGAGTTCCGGTGGGACGATCACCGGCATTTCCAGACGGCTAAAGGAAAAATTCCCGAATGTCAAAATCATCGCGGTCGATAGCGACGGTTCGGTCATCTTTGGCGGTGAAGCGAAAAAACGCTACATTCCCGGCATCGGTTCCAGTATGCGCCCTTCGATTCTCGACAACGCCTTGATCGATGAAGTGATCTACGTTCCAGAAGTAGAGACGATCGACGGCTGCCATGAACTGTACTCGAAACATGGAATTTTTGCAGGCGGCTCCTCCGGAACCTCCTATCGGGCCGTGCAGCAATACTTTGCTGGCAAAATGCTCGGCAACCGGCCGACCGTTGCCTTTCTCTGTCCGGATGGCGGCATGGCGTACACCGATACGGTGTACAACCAAGAGTGGGTCGCATGGTTGCGTGCGCAAACGAAAGAGATGCAATTGCAAAATTCCTAA
- a CDS encoding HAAS signaling domain-containing protein has protein sequence MTRAAFMTELDRLLKGVPDKERKELLADYEEHFYLATAEGKTEEDIVRALGSPKHIARELTATYHVEQAETKFSPSTILRAIFAVVSLGFFNLVFVLGPFFALIAVLVSLYVTAFSLIVVPVASLFGQAGLGAGQFWLTFFVALSCAALGVLMMVGLLYLTKWAYRLLVRYLQFNLQFIKQKGDDK, from the coding sequence ATGACCAGAGCAGCGTTTATGACAGAGCTAGATCGGTTGTTAAAAGGAGTTCCAGACAAGGAACGCAAAGAGCTTCTCGCCGATTATGAAGAGCATTTTTACTTGGCGACGGCGGAAGGCAAGACGGAGGAAGACATCGTCCGCGCCCTCGGCAGCCCGAAGCACATCGCGAGGGAACTGACGGCCACCTACCATGTGGAGCAGGCTGAAACTAAGTTCTCTCCCTCCACGATCCTGCGTGCGATCTTCGCGGTGGTAAGCCTCGGCTTTTTCAATTTGGTGTTCGTGCTTGGGCCGTTCTTCGCCCTCATCGCTGTACTGGTCAGCCTGTATGTGACAGCGTTCAGCCTGATCGTCGTACCGGTCGCCTCGCTGTTCGGGCAAGCAGGGCTCGGTGCCGGGCAGTTCTGGCTCACCTTTTTCGTCGCCCTTTCCTGTGCGGCGTTAGGGGTCCTGATGATGGTCGGCCTGCTGTATCTGACCAAATGGGCATATCGACTGCTGGTACGTTATCTGCAGTTCAACCTGCAATTTATCAAACAAAAAGGTGATGACAAATGA
- a CDS encoding PadR family transcriptional regulator translates to MNIQFKKGVLELCVLVLASKKDSYGYELVQSISESIEISEGTMYPLLRRLTSDGYFTTYLVESPEGPPRKYYHLTEQGHAYMLELMQEWRAFVAGVNLIIEKENEA, encoded by the coding sequence ATGAACATTCAATTTAAAAAAGGCGTCCTTGAGCTTTGTGTATTGGTTTTGGCCTCAAAGAAGGATTCATACGGTTACGAGTTGGTGCAATCGATCTCGGAGAGCATCGAGATCTCGGAGGGGACGATGTATCCGCTGTTGCGCCGACTGACCAGCGATGGATACTTTACGACCTACCTGGTCGAGTCGCCGGAAGGACCACCGCGCAAATACTACCATCTGACGGAGCAAGGGCATGCATACATGTTGGAGTTGATGCAAGAGTGGCGGGCGTTCGTGGCGGGCGTCAATCTGATCATAGAGAAGGAGAACGAAGCATGA
- the sbnB gene encoding 2,3-diaminopropionate biosynthesis protein SbnB produces MLYLNTKHIESLGINWGETIDVIEQAVVSLDQNDVAQPIKPYLRFRDPANRIIAMPAFIGGEVEMAGIKWIASFPKNIEQGIQRAHSMTILNDAATGKPVSAFNTALVSGIRTASVTGLLIKHFEKIRPLENVTVGILGFGPIGQLHLQMVTDQLGDRISKVLLCDINGVRTSFIPEAIKDRVEIVESWEEVYSASDVFITCTVSPNGYIAQKPKDGALLLNVSLRDFKPEILDYTSSIIVDEWEEVCREKTDIETMHLARGLQKEDTKSIADVVCRQAMAGFKAGDAIMFNPMGMAIFDIAIATYYYRAALANGAGVLLED; encoded by the coding sequence ATGCTTTATCTGAATACGAAACATATCGAATCGCTTGGGATCAATTGGGGAGAGACGATCGACGTGATCGAGCAGGCGGTCGTTTCCTTGGATCAAAATGATGTCGCACAACCGATCAAACCGTATCTCCGGTTCCGCGACCCGGCCAACCGCATCATTGCGATGCCCGCTTTTATCGGCGGAGAGGTTGAGATGGCTGGGATCAAGTGGATCGCCAGCTTCCCGAAAAACATCGAGCAGGGCATTCAGCGTGCACACTCGATGACGATCCTAAACGATGCGGCCACAGGTAAGCCGGTATCCGCTTTCAACACCGCGCTGGTCAGCGGCATTCGAACCGCATCTGTGACCGGACTTTTGATCAAGCACTTCGAGAAGATTCGTCCGCTGGAAAACGTGACGGTCGGCATTCTCGGATTTGGTCCGATCGGCCAACTGCATCTGCAAATGGTGACCGACCAACTGGGCGATCGCATCTCCAAAGTGTTGCTGTGCGACATCAACGGGGTGCGCACTTCGTTCATCCCAGAAGCGATCAAAGACCGCGTGGAGATCGTGGAGTCCTGGGAAGAGGTCTACTCCGCCTCGGACGTCTTTATCACGTGTACGGTGTCTCCGAACGGATACATCGCTCAAAAACCGAAGGACGGCGCACTGCTGCTCAACGTCTCACTACGCGACTTCAAACCGGAAATTCTCGACTACACCAGTTCGATCATCGTGGATGAATGGGAAGAGGTCTGCCGTGAGAAGACGGACATCGAGACGATGCATCTCGCGCGTGGATTGCAAAAAGAAGACACCAAGTCGATCGCCGATGTCGTCTGTCGTCAGGCGATGGCAGGCTTCAAGGCGGGGGATGCCATCATGTTCAACCCGATGGGGATGGCGATCTTCGACATCGCGATTGCGACGTACTACTATCGTGCCGCGTTAGCAAATGGGGCTGGCGTACTGCTTGAGGACTGA
- a CDS encoding DUF4097 family beta strand repeat-containing protein, which yields MKLRTISIYAAIALAIGVTGTGVLYSMGVGTPFFAWNSETTMYTNDDKTIEAADITSIDLQFPAADIAFKRSEDAQIHVVLRSNLNDEQLGKRYDYTAEQDGAKLAVKLEGKPSIFGFQNGNENIHIDILLPKQTLDAVNVQYAAGDVKFESLQAKQLRVDTSAGDIAIKDYQGSELEVSTKFGAVKLDTITVDRTKVEIAAGSVKVNGLTGETFEAESSSGNLTLADVAAQVKARVSSGNAEVQMKELRHNLDISVTAGNVNLKVPKSASFAYDLSAKAGNLKNNLSDSTTTSGEKRNQSGTIGSGGPEVRVSTMAGNITVSAE from the coding sequence ATGAAACTTCGAACGATCAGCATCTATGCAGCGATCGCTCTGGCGATCGGCGTGACCGGTACAGGCGTTCTCTACTCCATGGGCGTCGGAACTCCGTTCTTCGCGTGGAACTCAGAAACGACCATGTATACCAATGATGACAAAACGATCGAGGCGGCGGACATCACCAGCATCGACCTGCAATTTCCGGCCGCAGACATCGCGTTTAAGCGATCGGAAGATGCGCAGATTCATGTCGTGCTCCGCAGCAACCTGAACGACGAACAACTGGGCAAACGATACGACTACACCGCCGAGCAAGATGGAGCGAAGCTGGCAGTCAAACTAGAAGGCAAACCGAGCATTTTCGGTTTTCAAAATGGCAACGAGAACATCCACATTGACATCCTGTTGCCGAAGCAGACGCTCGACGCTGTGAACGTTCAGTATGCGGCGGGGGATGTGAAATTCGAGTCGCTGCAAGCGAAACAGCTGCGAGTGGATACATCAGCGGGTGACATTGCGATCAAAGACTATCAGGGCAGTGAGCTTGAGGTGAGCACGAAGTTTGGCGCGGTCAAACTGGACACGATCACAGTGGATCGCACCAAGGTCGAGATCGCGGCGGGCTCCGTGAAAGTCAACGGCCTGACCGGAGAAACGTTCGAAGCCGAATCTTCGTCGGGGAACCTGACCTTGGCAGACGTCGCGGCGCAAGTCAAGGCACGCGTTTCCTCTGGGAATGCAGAGGTGCAAATGAAGGAACTTCGTCACAACCTCGACATCTCGGTCACCGCAGGCAATGTCAATCTGAAAGTTCCGAAGTCCGCTTCCTTCGCCTACGATCTGAGCGCCAAAGCGGGCAACTTGAAAAATAATCTTTCTGACAGCACGACCACCTCGGGCGAGAAACGGAATCAGAGTGGCACGATCGGCTCCGGCGGTCCCGAAGTTCGTGTAAGCACGATGGCGGGCAACATCACAGTCTCGGCCGAATAA
- a CDS encoding ABC transporter ATP-binding protein: MILDVQGLTKVFRNRKSEFYANDNINFSIKEGEIYGLLGHNGAGKTTLVNQILGSTKPTSGDVFLLGESVQKNPLRARSLCSVQPQSQLPLGFLTPTQAVSTMGKMRLGNKHDVKKRMDMLFEMLDIGAWVNTEGVKLSGGIRRLTSFCMAVIQPGKLVVLDEPTNDVDPIRRRYLWDVIRELTKDGTSVILVTHNVLEAEKAVDRVAILHKGKFLTQGSPAEVKSSVSNQIRLEVGLLKESTEYEVPAWAQSSNFHAGRMFLSLSPDYAPAAIEWARDHVEQGKVIDYTLSPTTLEDVYVELTGGRGTEEGAGAVNLHAGKEGAAV; the protein is encoded by the coding sequence ATGATTCTTGATGTGCAGGGATTGACAAAAGTTTTTCGCAACAGGAAGTCTGAGTTTTATGCAAACGACAACATCAACTTCAGCATCAAAGAAGGTGAAATTTACGGGCTCTTAGGACACAATGGGGCCGGCAAAACCACCTTGGTCAACCAGATTCTCGGATCGACCAAACCGACGAGCGGGGACGTGTTCCTGCTGGGGGAATCGGTGCAGAAGAACCCGTTGCGGGCGCGCTCGCTCTGTTCGGTGCAACCGCAATCGCAGTTGCCGCTCGGGTTTCTCACACCGACCCAAGCGGTATCCACGATGGGGAAAATGCGACTCGGAAATAAGCATGACGTGAAGAAACGCATGGATATGCTCTTCGAAATGTTAGACATCGGAGCATGGGTCAATACGGAAGGGGTTAAACTTTCGGGCGGGATTCGTCGCTTGACATCCTTTTGTATGGCGGTGATCCAACCTGGGAAATTGGTCGTGCTTGATGAACCGACCAACGACGTGGACCCGATTCGCAGACGCTATCTGTGGGATGTGATTCGTGAGCTGACCAAAGACGGCACTTCGGTCATCTTGGTCACGCATAACGTGCTGGAAGCGGAAAAGGCTGTCGATCGGGTGGCCATTCTGCACAAAGGGAAATTTCTCACGCAAGGATCGCCAGCCGAAGTCAAGAGTTCGGTCAGCAATCAGATCCGTCTTGAGGTCGGCTTGTTGAAGGAATCGACCGAGTATGAGGTTCCGGCATGGGCGCAAAGCTCGAATTTCCACGCCGGGCGCATGTTTCTTTCGCTCAGCCCGGATTATGCGCCGGCTGCGATCGAATGGGCGAGAGATCATGTTGAACAGGGCAAGGTAATTGACTACACCCTGTCACCGACGACGCTTGAAGATGTGTACGTCGAATTGACAGGCGGAAGAGGGACGGAAGAAGGGGCGGGCGCAGTGAACTTGCACGCCGGTAAGGAGGGTGCCGCAGTATGA
- a CDS encoding ParB N-terminal domain-containing protein, which produces MNDILGNLQLVDASDILLHETHEDVRLASLCQSLEQDGVLRNPPIAVQTQGGQYLIIDGAHRTQAMQMLGYDKILIQVVDRNRISIGCWEHVVPLGEWWNSLREDPLFRWETELSSEQPIAEFLEADGTRRWLYPIDDVRHLMQRLALWHRVTQAYATTVTVNRQPLGWGGLPPANTVLVRFERCTLEELETVVAAGEVMPSGVTRFEIDDRLLNVCVPLQYLKEIGGSNALHQFLDDKRNKLRYYSKSVYFCE; this is translated from the coding sequence ATGAATGATATTCTGGGTAATTTGCAACTAGTGGATGCTTCCGACATTCTTCTACATGAAACACATGAAGATGTGCGTTTGGCATCGCTCTGTCAATCGCTAGAGCAAGATGGCGTGCTGCGCAACCCGCCGATCGCCGTGCAGACGCAGGGCGGGCAGTATCTGATCATCGATGGTGCCCATCGCACGCAAGCCATGCAGATGCTAGGCTATGACAAGATTCTGATTCAGGTGGTCGATCGCAATCGGATCAGCATCGGGTGTTGGGAACATGTGGTGCCACTTGGGGAGTGGTGGAACAGCCTGCGGGAAGACCCGCTGTTTCGCTGGGAGACGGAGCTGTCATCCGAGCAGCCGATCGCCGAGTTTCTGGAGGCGGATGGCACGCGTCGCTGGCTGTATCCGATCGACGACGTCCGCCATCTGATGCAGCGTCTCGCGCTGTGGCATCGCGTGACCCAAGCCTACGCGACAACTGTGACTGTCAACCGTCAGCCGTTGGGGTGGGGCGGTCTCCCGCCAGCGAATACGGTCTTGGTGCGCTTTGAGCGTTGTACGCTGGAGGAGTTGGAGACGGTCGTAGCGGCAGGCGAGGTCATGCCTTCTGGCGTGACGCGTTTTGAGATCGATGACCGATTGCTGAACGTGTGTGTGCCGTTGCAGTATCTCAAGGAAATAGGCGGATCGAACGCATTGCATCAATTTCTGGACGACAAACGAAACAAACTGCGTTATTACTCGAAAAGCGTCTATTTTTGCGAGTGA
- a CDS encoding efflux RND transporter permease subunit produces MTLFSKFSLRNPIAIIILILLVIAGGLYSSTKLKQELMVDTTSPAIFVNVVYPGASAQEVLNTVTNPLETAIRNVEGVQNVTSSVANSMSFTRIDFDFKDDLNEKKSKIEEAANSVQFPTEVQRPNVIKNSPETNPVFISSLLAKDGLSAEQFQKEISETILPAVKGLPGVGNVQVLGLTNSKISITLDPAKLSEQKLTYQQVVQILQAQNMSNPLGEITINNRNEAVTISGAFSSVEQIGNLLVSPNPELRLKDIGKVEKTSTSDTITSANGKSAVAFNVMKTQDANTADVTDAVKDELEKYADKISVQIIFDSAVDIKESVDSMVREGALGAVFASLLILFFLRNIRVTLIAIVSIPISILITMVLMKEFNLTLNIMTLGGMAVATGRVVDDSIVVIENIIRRMQTEKISQELILSAVKEVAQAITSSTLTTIAVFAPLGLLSGPVGRIFGPFALTVVFALLSSLLVSVTVVPMLSYLLMRKFTPKDHEQKASGARYKKALAWTLNHKFITIAVSILLLVGSLPLAGVAGVTFLPSGDEKMVALKLTMPKGTDMAALETYAKSIDEKLLQDQRVSDTQLIIGNPRGGAKSLSETNVANWTLFLKQDADLNAFITEKKDELKPTEADTTLDVTPFDIIAGPGVLDINVTVNGPSKELIRQGAEQITEAVKSIEGTDNVKNNLQDDLKEVTLQVRTDDALKNGLTTAQATQLLRPFLTEQAIGKMTVGNQTDKIYLQVKPADGLNSVDAVSKLELITPQNKTIQVKDIADVKETSRPATIMLLDSKEYASVTGMITLADKAKVNKELQAKLKSLTLPDDVTYSLGGSNKQINDMLADMGMAILIAIGMVYIVMVVAFNEGKAPFAILFSIPFALIGVLLATVIAQQPISLATLIGILMLIGIVVTNAIVLLDRVKQQMKKGMTIRESLLEAGGVRLRPILMTAFATMFALVPLALGLGKSILISQGLAVAVIGGLITSTFLTLFIVPIMFEILNRKRVKAELSAGSGSKQSKSVTA; encoded by the coding sequence ATGACACTGTTTTCAAAGTTTTCATTACGGAACCCGATCGCGATCATCATTCTGATCTTATTGGTGATTGCAGGCGGGCTCTACTCCAGCACAAAACTGAAGCAAGAATTGATGGTAGATACGACATCGCCAGCGATTTTTGTGAACGTCGTCTATCCGGGAGCCTCCGCGCAGGAGGTGCTCAACACCGTTACCAATCCGCTTGAAACGGCGATTCGCAATGTGGAAGGTGTACAGAACGTCACTTCGAGCGTTGCCAACTCGATGTCCTTCACGCGCATCGATTTCGACTTTAAAGATGATCTCAATGAAAAGAAATCGAAGATCGAGGAAGCTGCGAACTCCGTACAGTTTCCGACCGAAGTACAACGTCCTAACGTAATCAAAAACAGCCCGGAAACAAATCCGGTGTTCATCAGCTCGCTCTTGGCCAAAGACGGCCTGAGCGCTGAGCAATTCCAAAAGGAAATCTCCGAGACGATCCTGCCTGCTGTCAAAGGTCTCCCAGGTGTCGGCAACGTGCAAGTGCTCGGTCTGACCAATTCGAAGATTTCGATCACGCTCGACCCGGCGAAACTGTCGGAACAGAAGTTGACCTACCAACAGGTGGTGCAGATTCTGCAAGCGCAGAACATGAGCAACCCGCTGGGTGAGATCACGATCAACAACCGCAATGAAGCGGTCACGATCAGCGGTGCCTTCTCCTCTGTGGAGCAGATTGGCAACCTGCTGGTCAGCCCCAATCCGGAGCTGCGACTGAAAGATATCGGCAAAGTGGAAAAGACCTCGACCTCCGATACGATCACAAGTGCAAATGGCAAATCGGCTGTCGCGTTCAACGTCATGAAGACGCAAGATGCGAACACAGCAGATGTCACCGATGCTGTGAAGGACGAACTTGAGAAGTATGCAGACAAGATCTCCGTGCAGATCATTTTCGATTCTGCTGTAGACATTAAAGAATCGGTAGACAGCATGGTGCGTGAAGGCGCGCTCGGGGCTGTATTCGCTTCCCTGCTGATCCTGTTCTTCCTGCGCAACATCCGCGTGACCTTGATTGCGATCGTCTCGATTCCGATCTCGATCCTGATCACGATGGTATTGATGAAAGAATTCAACCTGACCTTGAACATCATGACACTGGGCGGTATGGCGGTCGCAACCGGCCGCGTGGTCGATGACTCGATCGTCGTCATCGAGAACATCATCCGCCGCATGCAGACGGAGAAGATCAGCCAAGAACTGATCCTGAGCGCCGTCAAGGAAGTCGCGCAGGCGATCACCTCTTCGACGCTGACGACCATCGCCGTCTTCGCACCGCTCGGCCTGCTCTCCGGCCCTGTCGGTCGCATCTTCGGTCCGTTCGCGCTGACCGTCGTGTTCGCACTGCTCTCTTCGCTCCTCGTATCGGTCACTGTCGTACCGATGCTGTCGTACCTGTTGATGCGCAAGTTCACGCCGAAAGATCATGAGCAAAAAGCGAGCGGTGCACGCTACAAAAAAGCGCTGGCTTGGACTTTGAACCATAAATTCATCACGATTGCTGTCTCCATCCTGCTGCTCGTCGGCAGCTTGCCACTCGCAGGCGTCGCAGGCGTTACCTTCCTGCCCTCCGGCGATGAGAAGATGGTCGCCCTCAAACTGACGATGCCAAAAGGAACCGACATGGCGGCACTGGAAACGTACGCCAAGTCGATCGATGAAAAACTGCTGCAAGATCAGCGCGTCTCCGACACCCAGCTCATCATCGGCAACCCGAGAGGCGGCGCGAAGTCGCTGTCCGAAACGAACGTTGCCAACTGGACGCTGTTCCTCAAGCAAGATGCCGATCTGAACGCCTTCATCACCGAGAAGAAGGACGAGCTCAAACCGACTGAGGCCGACACCACGCTCGACGTCACGCCGTTTGACATCATCGCAGGTCCTGGTGTCCTCGACATCAACGTCACCGTCAACGGCCCGAGCAAAGAGCTGATCCGCCAAGGTGCTGAGCAAATCACCGAAGCGGTCAAGAGCATCGAAGGCACCGACAACGTGAAGAACAACCTGCAAGACGACCTGAAAGAAGTCACCTTGCAAGTCCGCACCGACGATGCGCTGAAGAATGGTCTGACCACTGCGCAAGCCACCCAGCTGTTGCGTCCGTTCCTCACCGAGCAGGCGATCGGCAAGATGACCGTCGGCAACCAAACGGACAAAATTTACCTGCAAGTCAAGCCGGCAGACGGTCTGAATTCGGTCGATGCCGTTTCCAAACTTGAACTGATCACGCCGCAAAACAAGACGATCCAAGTCAAAGACATTGCGGACGTGAAGGAAACGAGCCGCCCGGCTACGATCATGCTGCTCGACAGCAAGGAATATGCGAGCGTGACTGGTATGATCACCCTCGCAGACAAGGCGAAGGTGAACAAAGAACTGCAAGCCAAACTGAAAAGCCTGACCCTGCCGGACGATGTCACCTACTCGCTCGGCGGCTCGAACAAGCAGATCAATGACATGCTGGCCGACATGGGCATGGCGATCCTGATCGCGATCGGCATGGTCTACATCGTCATGGTCGTCGCCTTCAACGAAGGTAAAGCACCGTTTGCGATCCTGTTCTCGATTCCGTTTGCGCTGATCGGCGTACTGCTCGCCACCGTCATCGCCCAGCAACCGATCTCGCTGGCTACACTGATCGGTATCCTGATGCTGATCGGGATCGTCGTCACCAACGCGATCGTCCTCCTCGACCGTGTGAAACAACAGATGAAGAAGGGCATGACGATCCGCGAGTCCCTGCTCGAAGCAGGCGGCGTGCGTCTGCGCCCGATCCTGATGACTGCGTTCGCGACGATGTTCGCGCTGGTTCCGCTGGCTCTCGGCCTCGGCAAGTCGATCCTGATCTCGCAAGGTCTCGCCGTTGCCGTCATCGGCGGTCTGATCACCTCGACATTCCTGACGCTGTTCATCGTGCCGATCATGTTTGAAATCCTCAACCGCAAGCGCGTGAAGGCAGAGTTGTCCGCTGGAAGCGGCAGCAAGCAAAGCAAGAGCGTAACTGCCTAG